Proteins encoded in a region of the Apilactobacillus apisilvae genome:
- a CDS encoding CPBP family intramembrane glutamic endopeptidase: MLVKKISSKWQWTMIPLLLILETLLDGLILPLIYAGGYRLLTHASLVENHYMLYLNIYKILSIFVILILNYLLFRQTFYLKPSKEEAGWKIFIFCCLLIILITCTSKHYWTALDVGIIAAIPEELMFRGVIMGWVLEKITKFKQTYVNVSIALTVAAIIFGCFHYINLAQQSFGFTTLQVLNAIGVGMILGAIYIKSGSLLIPMATHFIYDFVVTLAKGMPESNYTAVGGKEIIFEFIILAIYAAIAISLVCFHFENNLLLQKIENKSQKVD; encoded by the coding sequence ATGTTAGTTAAAAAAATTAGTTCAAAATGGCAATGGACGATGATTCCATTGTTATTGATTTTAGAAACACTATTAGATGGTCTTATATTACCATTGATATATGCTGGCGGTTATCGATTATTAACACATGCAAGTTTAGTTGAGAATCACTATATGTTATATCTCAATATCTATAAAATTTTATCTATTTTTGTGATCTTAATACTGAACTACTTGTTGTTCAGACAGACTTTTTATTTAAAACCTTCGAAAGAAGAAGCTGGTTGGAAAATATTTATATTCTGTTGTTTATTAATTATCTTAATAACTTGTACTTCTAAACATTATTGGACTGCTTTAGATGTTGGTATTATTGCGGCAATTCCTGAAGAGCTAATGTTTCGCGGTGTTATTATGGGCTGGGTACTAGAAAAAATTACGAAATTTAAGCAAACCTATGTCAATGTATCAATTGCTTTAACGGTTGCCGCTATTATTTTTGGCTGTTTCCATTATATTAATTTAGCTCAACAATCATTTGGTTTTACAACGCTACAAGTTCTAAATGCTATCGGAGTTGGGATGATTCTAGGGGCTATTTATATTAAGTCTGGTAGTCTTTTGATTCCAATGGCAACCCATTTTATTTATGACTTTGTAGTTACACTTGCCAAAGGGATGCCAGAAAGTAATTATACAGCCGTTGGTGGTAAAGAAATTATTTTTGAATTTATAATTTTAGCAATTTACGCTGCGATTGCAATATCACTTGTTTGTTTCCATTTTGAAAATAATTTACTATTGCAGAAAATTGAAAATAAATCACAAAAAGTCGACTAA
- a CDS encoding DNA/RNA non-specific endonuclease encodes MKIKRLVVSSLFLALLLTGCGSKKEENQSTVKDNNINIESKNDNTVDQKLDQLEYKSGDQSYIEINNNKSNLKTTDWKYNHVVYADLDNLNRTSTGNIAYLEHRNLASGSLRSSQTVQPTAWHQKFVDGSAIINRGHEIAYSISGGISLDGSYKPGLKSGDQNNIKNLFTQSAFSNQKVQTIYETKVRDALKEGKKVIYKVTPIFKGNNLMASGVHMQALSTDETLNFNIYLYNVQPGVKFDYATGRSKIDKSMTVPTPQGAPNFSNNNRSYKNNHHYARNYGSYNTHNYHRSYHHYNR; translated from the coding sequence ATGAAAATTAAACGATTAGTCGTTAGTTCTTTATTTTTAGCATTACTCCTAACAGGTTGTGGTTCTAAAAAAGAAGAAAACCAAAGTACAGTAAAAGACAACAATATTAATATTGAAAGCAAGAATGATAACACAGTTGATCAGAAACTAGATCAGCTAGAATACAAATCTGGCGATCAATCTTATATTGAAATTAATAATAATAAATCCAATTTAAAAACAACTGATTGGAAATATAATCATGTTGTTTATGCTGATTTAGACAATTTGAATCGGACTTCTACTGGTAACATTGCTTACTTAGAACATCGTAATTTAGCTAGTGGTAGCCTAAGAAGCTCACAAACTGTTCAACCAACAGCTTGGCATCAAAAATTTGTTGATGGTTCAGCTATAATTAATCGTGGCCATGAAATTGCCTATAGTATTTCTGGAGGCATTAGTTTAGATGGTAGTTACAAACCTGGTTTAAAATCTGGTGACCAGAACAACATTAAGAATTTATTTACGCAAAGTGCCTTTAGTAATCAAAAAGTACAAACTATTTACGAAACTAAAGTTCGAGATGCTTTAAAAGAGGGGAAGAAAGTTATTTATAAAGTTACCCCAATTTTTAAAGGAAATAATTTAATGGCGAGTGGAGTTCACATGCAAGCACTTTCTACTGATGAAACTTTGAACTTCAATATTTATTTATATAATGTTCAACCAGGAGTTAAATTTGATTACGCTACAGGTAGATCTAAAATTGATAAAAGTATGACGGTTCCAACACCTCAAGGTGCACCTAACTTTAGTAATAACAACCGTTCTTATAAGAATAATCATCATTATGCCCGTAACTATGGTAGTTATAATACGCATAATTACCATCGTAGTTATCATCATTACAATCGATAA
- a CDS encoding class II fumarate hydratase, whose protein sequence is MDYRIEKDSLGEVKVPKDALFGPQTQRSRNNFKFGKLMPMPIIHALLQIKKAAAVVNSKDGNLDQDKANSIVNTIDTILNGNYRNEFPLHVYQTGSGTQTNMNVNEVISHLAEELNSAVKIHPNDDVNKSQSSNDTFPTAMMIAANDAINQLLPTLKTLVQKLNEKEIAYKTVVKIGRTHLQDATPITFGQEISGWKSAIQHDIDFLEENKKTLLELPIGGTAVGTGLNTPNHFDSDMVKQISKQLNEQFKVAPNKFQGLANHTGITMVHGILKTLATDLIKVGNDIRFLASGPRAGYDELNIPSNEPGSSIMPGKVNPTQIEALTMVGAEVMGNDTTINFANSQGNFEMNVYKPLIITKFLESANLLRESVESFTDKLVNGMTINQDRMNELLKNSLMLVTALSPHIGYERSAKIAQKAKKNSTTLKVAALASGVTEEEFNKWVVARDMTNIDR, encoded by the coding sequence ATGGATTATCGAATTGAAAAAGACTCTTTAGGTGAAGTAAAAGTTCCCAAAGATGCACTCTTTGGGCCTCAAACTCAACGTAGTCGAAATAATTTTAAATTTGGTAAACTCATGCCGATGCCAATTATTCATGCTCTTTTGCAAATAAAAAAAGCCGCCGCGGTGGTAAATTCAAAAGATGGCAATCTTGATCAGGATAAAGCTAATTCAATCGTAAACACAATTGATACAATTTTGAATGGAAATTATCGTAATGAATTTCCCCTTCATGTTTATCAAACTGGTAGTGGAACTCAAACTAATATGAATGTGAATGAAGTAATTTCACATCTAGCAGAAGAATTAAATTCAGCTGTTAAAATTCATCCAAATGATGATGTTAATAAGTCACAAAGTTCAAATGATACTTTCCCAACTGCCATGATGATTGCAGCAAATGATGCAATTAATCAGTTATTACCAACATTAAAAACATTGGTCCAAAAATTAAACGAAAAAGAAATTGCATACAAAACTGTTGTTAAGATTGGGCGAACTCATTTGCAGGATGCCACCCCCATTACTTTTGGCCAAGAAATAAGTGGCTGGAAGTCAGCAATCCAACATGATATTGACTTCTTAGAAGAAAATAAAAAAACATTATTAGAATTACCAATTGGTGGAACTGCTGTGGGGACTGGATTAAATACGCCTAATCATTTTGACTCAGATATGGTTAAACAAATCAGTAAACAATTAAACGAACAATTTAAAGTTGCACCTAATAAGTTCCAAGGATTAGCTAACCATACTGGTATTACAATGGTTCATGGAATTTTAAAAACCTTAGCGACTGATTTAATTAAAGTCGGTAACGACATTCGTTTCTTGGCATCCGGTCCTCGTGCTGGCTATGACGAATTAAATATTCCAAGTAATGAACCAGGTTCTTCAATTATGCCAGGAAAAGTTAACCCTACTCAGATTGAAGCTTTAACCATGGTCGGTGCTGAAGTAATGGGCAATGACACAACCATTAATTTTGCTAACAGTCAGGGAAATTTTGAAATGAATGTTTATAAACCATTAATCATTACTAAATTTTTAGAAAGTGCTAATTTATTACGTGAATCAGTTGAATCATTCACTGACAAACTAGTAAATGGGATGACTATTAATCAAGATCGGATGAATGAACTATTAAAGAATTCATTAATGCTGGTCACTGCATTAAGTCCACATATTGGTTATGAGCGCAGTGCTAAGATTGCCCAAAAAGCGAAAAAAAATAGCACAACTTTAAAAGTAGCAGCATTAGCTAGTGGTGTTACAGAAGAAGAATTTAACAAATGGGTAGTTGCACGTGATATGACAAATATTGATCGATAG
- a CDS encoding CPBP family intramembrane glutamic endopeptidase, whose translation MHDSNFWSFDKLFNRICIFILLFLMIIAGFQYIPIAFLAHTNSLSSVIILSVVFFLLYFAMIWVSRYCYTKHSINNLKQKITLSNVKLVVICYILSQLLEEILFFLSKLLYHQSTSGNQQNLENMVSTNHATAILMLFGIVILSPILEELVFRGYFMDALFPTRFKWLPIILSGLIFGLAHTTNFNVFFILIYSQIGMFLAYVYKKTNNLKVSIALHMLNNIISAILMLKLLF comes from the coding sequence ATGCATGATTCAAATTTTTGGTCATTTGATAAATTATTCAACCGAATTTGTATCTTTATTTTATTATTTTTAATGATTATAGCAGGATTTCAATATATTCCAATTGCTTTTTTAGCTCATACTAATAGCCTAAGTTCAGTGATTATATTATCAGTAGTCTTTTTTCTATTGTATTTTGCAATGATTTGGGTATCTCGTTATTGTTATACTAAGCATAGTATTAATAATTTAAAACAAAAAATCACTTTAAGTAATGTAAAATTAGTTGTGATTTGTTATATTTTATCGCAGCTTCTTGAAGAGATTTTATTTTTTTTAAGTAAGTTATTGTATCATCAATCGACGAGCGGTAATCAACAAAATTTGGAAAATATGGTTTCTACTAATCATGCAACGGCTATTCTAATGCTTTTTGGAATTGTTATATTAAGTCCGATTTTAGAAGAATTAGTTTTTCGCGGCTATTTTATGGATGCTTTATTTCCCACACGTTTTAAATGGTTACCCATTATTTTAAGTGGTTTAATTTTTGGCCTGGCTCATACAACTAATTTTAATGTTTTCTTTATTTTAATTTATAGTCAAATTGGGATGTTTTTAGCTTATGTTTATAAAAAAACTAACAATTTAAAAGTATCAATCGCCTTACATATGCTCAACAATATAATATCGGCAATTTTAATGCTTAAACTATTATTTTAG
- a CDS encoding tetratricopeptide repeat protein has protein sequence MEAIKLGKAKTQQITQFINFGNQNYDNDNQKQAIEFYSNAIAIYPANLKTNEEINGDIPDRNEILTKLGMLFTKYGTQLDPTGVHLFKQSLIYAPDDVEANYYLGKILFNNGNIYEANLYLNKVIDNIDENDKLYNSTKKALEEINNQDEKDLPIFATDFIIGQALSHTMLTSPIGTFVKMSFDKIENKYNDSVQLFPTDQTVKKLNKIRDFNSNHGFKQAPFEEFLPANLPLFEVKNNLSLFIDENYTLINQGAEIYDVCGINVPPELSFNFYKLVNNDTGTIAYLLLTGKSPLEIKDEQLRTSDDFDYQETIFDDYKTNVSYDTETIKVFMLAVAKDYFNDTVTKDNIEKTKVWGIKDAGFEQTFDKNDDFTLDDSRLEILIETNIEK, from the coding sequence ATGGAAGCTATCAAATTGGGGAAGGCCAAAACCCAACAAATTACCCAATTTATTAACTTTGGCAATCAAAATTATGACAATGACAATCAAAAACAAGCAATTGAATTTTATAGTAATGCAATTGCAATTTACCCTGCTAACTTAAAAACAAATGAAGAAATAAATGGAGATATTCCTGATCGTAATGAAATTTTAACTAAATTAGGGATGCTATTTACTAAATATGGTACTCAACTTGATCCAACTGGTGTCCATTTATTTAAACAATCATTAATTTACGCACCAGATGATGTTGAAGCCAACTACTATCTAGGAAAAATCCTATTTAATAATGGTAACATCTACGAAGCTAATTTATATTTGAATAAGGTCATTGATAATATTGATGAAAATGATAAATTATATAATTCAACTAAAAAAGCTTTAGAAGAAATTAATAATCAAGATGAAAAAGATCTACCTATTTTTGCAACTGACTTTATCATTGGACAAGCTTTATCCCACACAATGTTAACCAGTCCAATTGGAACCTTTGTTAAAATGAGTTTTGATAAAATTGAAAATAAATACAATGATAGTGTTCAGCTATTTCCAACTGATCAGACTGTTAAAAAATTAAATAAAATTCGTGACTTTAATTCTAATCATGGCTTTAAGCAAGCTCCCTTTGAAGAGTTTTTACCAGCAAACCTACCATTATTTGAAGTAAAAAATAATCTATCATTATTTATCGATGAAAATTATACCTTAATTAATCAAGGTGCTGAAATCTATGATGTTTGTGGAATTAACGTCCCACCAGAATTATCATTTAATTTTTACAAACTAGTTAATAATGATACCGGAACAATTGCTTATCTATTACTAACAGGTAAAAGTCCATTAGAAATCAAAGATGAACAGTTAAGAACATCTGATGATTTTGATTATCAAGAAACTATTTTTGATGATTATAAAACTAATGTTTCATATGATACTGAAACAATTAAAGTATTTATGTTAGCGGTAGCGAAGGATTATTTCAACGATACAGTAACTAAAGATAATATTGAAAAAACTAAAGTTTGGGGTATTAAAGATGCCGGTTTTGAACAAACTTTTGATAAAAATGATGATTTTACTTTAGATGATTCGAGATTAGAGATTTTAATTGAAACCAATATTGAAAAATAA
- the pnuC gene encoding nicotinamide riboside transporter PnuC, which yields MSNYFKFLAHQLKGWPKQNYYLFFFSLGCQVMTLVNAPITWLSILTFIGTTLGVLCVLAINAAKSVNGILGILSGICFIIVGFTAKNYLSIGEQIAYILTLDIPVLLSKNWNVNMVSKIRKFTAKSWFISIAFTAVVFVVSGFAIQTLTDDGRPFYDAFSFAVCLTAGIICFMRYNNQYFWWLASGLAQLVLWFITYKEGSATLAMFVNSAVYVANDVLAFTVSPWFNEKEKQRLMKEEKAYADKFEVD from the coding sequence TTGTCTAATTATTTTAAATTTTTAGCCCATCAACTAAAGGGATGGCCAAAACAAAACTACTACTTATTTTTCTTTAGTTTAGGTTGCCAAGTGATGACATTGGTAAATGCACCAATTACATGGCTTTCAATCTTAACTTTTATTGGAACTACTTTAGGAGTTCTATGTGTGCTTGCAATAAATGCAGCTAAATCTGTAAATGGTATTTTAGGTATTTTATCCGGAATTTGTTTTATTATTGTTGGATTTACTGCAAAGAATTATTTAAGTATTGGTGAACAGATTGCTTACATATTGACACTTGATATTCCAGTATTATTAAGTAAGAACTGGAATGTTAACATGGTTTCTAAGATTCGTAAGTTTACCGCTAAAAGCTGGTTTATCTCAATTGCATTTACAGCTGTTGTTTTCGTAGTTTCTGGATTTGCCATTCAAACATTAACCGATGATGGTCGTCCATTCTATGATGCATTTAGTTTTGCGGTTTGTTTAACTGCTGGAATCATTTGCTTCATGCGTTACAACAATCAATACTTCTGGTGGTTAGCATCAGGACTTGCTCAATTAGTATTATGGTTCATTACTTACAAAGAAGGATCAGCTACTTTGGCAATGTTTGTTAATAGTGCTGTTTATGTTGCTAATGACGTCTTAGCTTTCACCGTTTCTCCTTGGTTTAATGAAAAGGAAAAACAACGTTTGATGAAAGAAGAAAAAGCTTACGCTGATAAATTTGAAGTTGATTAA